A region from the Rosa rugosa chromosome 6, drRosRugo1.1, whole genome shotgun sequence genome encodes:
- the LOC133718140 gene encoding probable sodium/metabolite cotransporter BASS4, chloroplastic, whose product MAGIIQTLVLTPPPTKILSFSHRFSRSPSNHAAFRFNFRFSRSNSTPVRACHHSDQVDGNGNKADKHSGSLKGLDWAKPLSNFVANNFLPLALVGGVTLGFAYPSLGCLADSYSLSKFSTFGIFIISGLTLHTGEIIAAADAWPVGIFGLVSILLFTPYFSRVILQLQLQPQEFVRGLAIFCCMPTTLSSGVALTQLAGANSALALAMTVISNLLGILIVPFSVSKFIADGAGLSVPTKQLFKSLFLTLLIPLILGKIFRESFEGVADFVDQNRKKLSKISAILLSLVPWMQVSRSRSLLLMVKPAVFLGAVGMGVLLHLILLAFNAVAVKSLSALSGGSQSVFSKKENANAVLLVASQKTLPVMVAVVDQLGGALGESGLLVLPCVAAHLNQIILDSILVNYWLRKDLPTNNAKVS is encoded by the exons ATGGCGGGAATCATCCAAACCCTAGTTCTCACACCTCCACCCACTAAAATCCTGTCCTTCTCTCACCGATTCTCCCGTTCTCCGTCCAATCACGCCGCATTCCGTTTCAATTTCCGTTTCAGCCGCTCCAATTCCACACCCGTCCGAGCCTGCCACCACTCCGATCag GTAGATGGTAATGGAAACAAAGCTGATAAGCATTCCGGTTCGCTCAAGGGCTTGGATTGGGCTAAACCATTGTCAAATTTCGTGGCGAATAATTTCCTTCCTTTAG CTCTTGTTGGTGGAGTGACGTTAGGGTTTGCGTATCCAAGCCTAGGTTGTCTTGCTGATTCATACTCTTTGTCAAAATTTTCCACGTTCGGGATTTTTATCATCTCAG GGTTAACCTTGCACACTGGCGAAATTATTGCAGCTGCAGACGCATGGCCTGTTGGAATCTTCGGGCTA GTCTCCATTTTATTATTTACTCCATATTTTTCGAGGGTAATATTGCAACTGCAGCTCCAACCTCAAGAATTTGTTAGAG GGCTTGCAATATTTTGCTGCATGCCAACTACGTTATCAAGTGGAGTGGCGCTTACTCAG CTAGCTGGGGCCAATTCTGCTCTTGCTCTTGCAATGACTGTCATCTCTAATCTGTTGGGAATTTTGATT GTCCCATTTTCTGTATCAAAATTCATAGCTGATGGAGCTGGTTTATCTGTTCCAACTAAGCAGCTGTTCAAAAGTCTTTTTCTCACATTATTGATCCCCCTAATCTTGGGGAAG ATTTTTCGAGAATCTTTTGAAG GTGTTGCAGACTTCGTTGATCAGAACCGTAAAAAACTTTCCAAGATCAGTGCAATCCTCCTCAGTTTA GTGCCATGGATGCAAGTTAGCAGGTCAAGGTCACTGCTGCTGATGGTTAAGCCTGCAGTTTTTCTTGGGGCCGTTGGAATGGGAGT GCTACTGCATCTCATCTTGTTAGCCTTTAATGCTGTTGCTGTTAAGAGCCTCTCAGCTCTGTCTGGTGGTAGTCAATCTGTTTTTTCCAAGAAGGAAAATGCAAATGCTGTTCTCCTTGTTGCAAGCCAG AAAACACTGCCTGTAATGGTGGCTGTGGTGGACCAACTAGGTGGTGCACTTGGTGAATCTGGTTTACTTGTTCTTCCTTGTGTTGCAGCACATTTAAATCAG ATTATTCTGGATTCTATTCTTGTAAATTACTGGCTTCGCAAAGATCTCCCAACCAACAATGCCAAGGTATCATGA